CATCGCAGCTCGTGGCTATTTTTGATATTTCCATTGAGCAGTCTTCTAAGCTGTCTAGACAATTTGTTGTACATGCTCAGAAGAACAAGGAAGTGGAAACAATCGGGGAAGAGGATCCCAAGTC
This portion of the Cohnella abietis genome encodes:
- the remB gene encoding extracellular matrix regulator RemB, with translation MYIHLGGEKIIRTSQLVAIFDISIEQSSKLSRQFVVHAQKNKEVETIGEEDPKSIVVTEHKVYYSPISTSTLKKRAHILDG